A stretch of the Malus sylvestris chromosome 10, drMalSylv7.2, whole genome shotgun sequence genome encodes the following:
- the LOC126587924 gene encoding LOB domain-containing protein CRL1-like, with protein MTGSGSPCGACKFLRRKCIRGCIFAPYFCHEQGATHFATIHKVFGASNVSKLLAQLSASDRCRAALTISYEAQARVQDPIYGCVSHIFSLQQQIISLEAQLASVKEQAAKGYSSNNFQGWLQSENSNTLMPQSVINESMTPVYSGNKNPNSFAANENSMIPEVLNDMYGSYGESYNSTCSLDMFVSNISWGFDEDHD; from the exons ATGACAGGTTCTGGTTCTCCTTGTGGTGCCTGCAAGTTCTtgagaaggaaatgcattaggGGTTGCATTTTTGCACCTTACTTCTGCCATGAACAAGGTGCTACCCACTTCGCAACCATCCATAAGGTCTTCGGGGCAAGCAATGTGTCGAAATTGCTTGCTCAACTCTCCGCCAGTGACCGATGCAGAGCCGCGCTTACAATCTCATATGAAGCTCAAGCTAGGGTTCAAGATCCTATTTATGGCTGTGTTTCCCATATTTTTTCTCTCCAACAACAG ATTATTAGTTTAGAAGCACAACTAGCTTCTGTCAAGGAACAAGCAGCTAAAGGCTATTCCAGCAATAATTTCCAAGGTTGGCTTCAGTCGGAAAATTCAAACACACTGATGCCACAAAGTGTGATTAATGAATCAATGACACCAGTATATTCCGGAAACAAGAACCCTAACTCTTTCGCGGCCAATGAAAATTCCATGATTCCAGAAGTACTAAATGACATGTACGGAAGCTACGGAGAGTCTTATAATTCCACGTGTTCATTAGACATGTTTGTGAGCAATATTTCATGGGGTTTTGATGAAGATCATGACTGA